CTACCTGTTGCGGGCCGGAGTGGACACCCTGGTCCTCGACGATCAACCGGCAGCCGGCGGGGCATGGCGGCACGTGTGGCCGTCCCTGCACCTGTTCTCCACTGCCGGGTTCTCCAACCTGCCGGGCATGCCGATGCCTTCCTATCGGGGGTTTCCTCCGGCCTCGCATGTGGTGGACTATTTCACCGCCTATGAACGCCGCTACCGGCTTCCCGTCGAACGGCCGGTACGGGTCGCCCGCGTCGGGCACCACGACGGGATCTTCCGCATCGACGCCGAGCACTGTCCCGGCCCGGGGCAGGCACGCGGTCCTGGACGGCGACGACCGTCATCGCGGCAACCGGCACCTGGACGGCCCCGTTCGTCCCCTCCTATCCGGGCACCTTCACCGGCACACAGTGGCATTCGGCGAACTACCCCGGCCCCGAGCCATTCCGGGGCAGCACGGTCGCGGTGGTGGGTGCGGCGAACTCCGGGGCGCAGATCGCCGCGGAGCTGACCGAGGACCCGGACGTCGGCGACGTGCACTGGTACACCACCCACCCGCCGCGCTGGATGCCCGACGACGTCGACGGGCGGGTGTTGTTCCGCCGCAACCGCGAACGCGCTGCCGCCATTAACCGCGGTGATCCCGATCCGGGTGCCGACTCCGACCTGGGCGACATCGTCGTCCTGCCGCAGGTGCGCACCGCCCGGGACGCCGGAGACCTTCAGGCCACCCCCATGTTCTCCTCCCTAGATGAGGTGGACGCTGATCAACTGATCTGGTGCACCGGATTCCGCCCGGCACTGGGACCGGTACGACATCTCGTCACCGACGGCGCACCACAGGTCCCCGGACTGCTGCTCGTGGGCTACGGCGACTGGACCGGTCCCGGTTCAGCGACGATCACCGGCGTCGGCCCTTTCGCCAAGGCTGCCGCCCGGCAGGCTGCGGAGCGGGTCGGCAAGACCGTGAAGTAGCTCGACGGCCCTCCTTTCAACCAGCCATAACAAACCATCGCTTGTGTTATAAGTGAGAGTTTGTGTATGTTGGGCGGCATGGCACCGAACATTGCGTTACCCAATCCTGTCAGTGACCTGTCACCGAGAGAGCAGGCCGAGTTTCTGGCCCCGACGTTGGCGGCGTTGGCAGATGTCAACCGCTTGACCATCGCCCTGGCCCTGTCCGAGAAGTCGATGACCAACCGACAGCTGCACGAGGCCACCGGGTTGAGCCCGGCCCTGGTCAGTCATCACCTGGTCGCGCTGCGCCGGGCCGGTGTCGTCGACACCGTGGCGAAAGGTCGGGCGAGTGTGAACAGCATCTGCTGTGAACAGCTCGCCGATCCGGTGCGCTGGCTGGCCCGCCTGGCCACACTGACCCCGGAGGGCCAGAAAGCCTGCTGCAGAGACGACAGCGACACACCTGCCGACCACAACCACGACGGCCAGGTCGAACAGGGGCAGTGAGCACGACATTATGCTGATAGACACACTGCAGACCTTCGCCCTGCTGCTAGGCGAGCTGCTGGCGTTGTTTCTCTTCGTCTCGGCCGCCGTGGCCCTGATCAACCGACGCTTCGGCCCGGAGAAGATGCGCGACTGGATGGCCAGCGGTATTGTCCCCGGACCGGTCAAGGGCCTGCTGCTGGGTGCGGTGACACCGTTTTGCTCCTGTTCGACACTGCCCATGCTCGTCGGGATGCTCAACGCCGGGGTCGGCTTCCAGACTGCCATGACGTACCTGATTTCCTCGCCACTGCTCAACCCGATCATCGTCGGTGGGATCGGGATCATCTTCGGCTGGAAGATCGCGATCATCTACACGGTGTTCACTCTGGCGGTGTCCCTGATCACGCCGATGATCTGGACGATGCTGGGCATGCAGACCGCGGTGAAACGCGTCCGCGTGCAGGGCGAGACCACCCCGGAGCCATGGAAAGGCCTTGTCGGCGAACTCCCCGGAGCACTACGACAAGCCTGGGCTGATCTGCGCCCATTGCTGATCCCCATGCTGTTGGGCCTGGCCGTGGGCGCGGCGATCTACGGGTTCGTACCCGAAGACCAGCTCACCGGCTTCGCCGGAGCGAACATCTGGTGGGCGGTGCCCCTGGCAGCGGTCATCGGCATCCCGATGTACATCCGGTTGGAGACCATGCTGCCGGTCGGCCTGGCACTGCAATCCGCCGGTGTCGCCATCGGCCCGATCTTCGCCCTGATGATCGGCGGGGCCGGGGCCTCGCCGCCGGAGGTGTCGATGCTGGCAGCGGTGTTCAAACCCCGACTGTTGATCACCTTCGTGGCCACCATCCTTGCCGTGGCGATCATCGGCGGCTACCTGATCTCCCTGACCAGCTAGAACTGCCTGGGGAGCACGCCCAGGTAACCCTCAAACAATCAATCACTCACGACAATGAAGGAGTCCACCGTGGCTTTCAAGGACCTGTTCACCAAGAAGAACACCGCCAACAATCCCGCCAGCTCGTGCTGCAACGTCGAGATCGTCCCCGATGATCGGCCCGAGAAGTCAGATGCACGACCCCAGACATCGAGTACGGCGAGTCGTGACACCCCTGAAGCCAGCGACAACAGCACGTAGTCCCCCACCTCACCCCCGCAGGGTGTCCGACCGCGGGGAGAATGCACGGCATACCTTCTGCCACCCGCCCCTCGCCGACGCCGTCGGTGCGGACGTGCACCAGTACCGCCCGCCGGGCACCGGCCCACCGGCGCAGGAGGAGTGGCTGCGATTCTCCGCACCGGTCACATCACCGGCCGGGAAGTCGGGGGCCTCGCCGTCTCCTATTCACCTGATGTTCACCCACCCCGTATTGACCGGTGCGTCCCGAGGTTGCCAAGATCGTCACGTGCCCCGAACCCCGCCCCACGGCCCCGGCCGCAACGTACAGCCGGGCGACACCTGGCAGGTGTTCCTGGCGTTCCTCCGCCTGGGACTCACCAGCTTCGGCGGCCCGGTCGCCCATCTGGCCTTCTTCCGCGAGGCCTTCGTCGAGCGCCGCGGATGGTTGTCCGAGAAGGCCTACGCTGACCTCGTCGCACTGTGCCAGTTCCTCCCCGGACCCGCGTCATCACAGGTGGGAATGGCCATCGGACTCCAGAGAGCCGGGTACACCGGAATGCTCGCCGCGTGGTTCGCGTTCACGATGCCCTCGGTGGCGCTTCTCGTCGCTTGCGCCTACGTCCTGGCCGCCGTCGGTGACCTCTCCGACGCCGGCTGGATCGACGGGCTGAAAGCGGCCGCCGTCGCCGTCGTCGCTCACGCGGTCCTGGGCATGGCCCGGTCTCTGACGCCCGACGCACCCCGGGCCACAATCGCCGCGGCAGCGATGATCGTAGTCCTGCTATTCCCCAGCCCTGCCACCCTGGCGGTCGCTGTCGCGGTGGCCGGCCTCGTCGGTTTCCTCTGGCTCACCCCGCAGGAGCAGGCCCCGCGGGCGGAGGACGCCTTCTCCGTCCGAGTGTCCAAGCGGACCGCTGTCGCGTGCCTGGGAGCCTTCGCACTGCTGCTCGTGGGGCTTCTCCTGGTTGCCATGTGGACGTCGAATGCGTATGTATCACTGATCGACATCTTCTACCGTGCAGGATCACTCGTCTTCGGAGGCGGCCATGTGGTCCTGCCGCTCCTGCAAGCGGAGACCGCCAGCCTTGTCGAGCCCGAGGTCTTTCTCGCCGGGTACGGTGCCGCCCAGGCCGTTCCGGGGCCGTTGTTCACCGTCGCCGGGTTCCTCGGCGCGTCCAGCTTCGGAACGGTGACCGGCATTGTCGGCGCCCTGGCCGCCACCGTGGCGATCTTCCTGCCGGCCGCGCTGCTGGTGGTCGGCACCCTGCACTTATGGGAGGCACTGCGGGGCAACGCCGCCACCCGCAGGGTGCTGACGGGTGTCAACCCCGGAGTGGTGGGTATCCTCACCGCCGCGCTGTACGACCCGCTGTTCACCGCCGGGATCCTCGGCAACGGCGTCAACGCCCTGGTACTGGCCGTCGCGGCGTTCGTGGCGCTCCACAGCTGGAAGGTCCCGGCCTGGGCCGTGGTGATCGCCGCGGGTGTCCTGGGGTGGTTCATTCTCTAGGCGTCGCGTACGTCACGGGTTTTCAGTGTCCTCCGCCGAGCCGCCCCGAGAAGCGGTCGAGGCGTTCCTGGCTGGCGCCGTCGAGACCGATGATCGTCACGTCTTTGCCTCTCGCCCGGAACTTCGTGGTGATGCTGTCAAACGTTGCGACCGTCGAGGCGTCCCACACGTCGGCCTCCGTCAGGTCGATGACGATGTGATCGGCCAGGTCGGTGTAGTCGAAGCTGTAGACGAGGTCATTACTGGAGGCGAAGAACAACTGCCCGTGCACCCGGTAGGTACGGGTGTCGATCGTGCCGTCGTGGTCGGTGTCGAGTTCCGCGACTTTCTCGACGCTCACCAGGTGGGCGACCCGTCGGGCGAACATGACCATCGCGGTGAGTACACCGAGCACCACACCGACCGCCAGGTTGTGCGTGGCCAGGGTGGCGACCACGGTCACCACCATCACGGCGGTCTCACTCAGCGGCATCATCGGCAGGGTCCGTAGGGAGTGCCAGTCCATGGTGCCCACCGACACCATGACCATCACCGCGACGAGAGCCGCCATCGGGATCAGCCCGACGATGTCGCCGAGGGTGACGACCAGGATCAGCAGGAAGATTCCCGCCAACAGCGTCGACAGGCGGGTACGGGCGCCGGAGGAACGCACGTTGATCATGGTCTGCCCGATCATGGCGCACCCTCCCATCCCGCCGAACAGGGAGCTGACGATGTTGGCCACACCCTGTCCCCACCCCTCCCTGGTCTTGTCGGAGTGCACGTCGGTGATGTCGTCGACGAACTTCGCGGTCATCAGTGACTCCATCAGCCCCACCAGCGCCATAGCCAGGGCGTAGGGCCCGATGATGGTCAGGGTGTCCAGGTTCAGCGGAACGTCGGGGATGAACAGGCCGGGCAGACTGTCGGGGAGCTCCCCTTGGTCCTTGACGTCGGGCACGTCCCACCCGCTGACCACGACCACGATGGTGATCAGGACAATAGCGACCAGTGGGGCGGGGATCACGGTAGTCAGCCTCGGGAAACCGATCATGATGACCAGGCCGGCAGCCACCAGTGGGTAGACCAGCCAGGGCACGCCGAGCAGGTGGGGCAGCTGGGCGGTGAAGATCAGGATCGCCAGGGCGTTGACGAAGCCGATCATCACCGAGCGTGGGATAAAGCGCATCAGCTTGGCGACGCCGAGCACGCTGAGGACGACCTGGAAGACACCCGCGAGCAAGACGGTCGCGATGAAGTAGTCCATGCCGTGGTCGTGGGCCACCGGGGCGATCACCACGGCGACCGCACCTGTGGCCGCCGAGATCATCGCCGGCCGCCCACCGGTGAAGGCGATGGTCACCGCCATCGTGAAGGAGGCGAACAACCCGACCCTGGGATCCACACCGGCCAGGATGGAGAACGAGATGGCTTCCGGGATCAACGCGAGCGCGACGACTAGCCCGGCGAGCACTTCGGTGCGCAGGCGCGGAAGGGAACTGAACGCGTAGCGGAACGAGGCGACGACCGCAGTCGGGGCGGGTGGGGCGGATTGCATGGCCTGGTCGGGGCCAGGCCCAGTGGTAGATTGGGTCACGAAG
The genomic region above belongs to Corynebacterium glyciniphilum AJ 3170 and contains:
- a CDS encoding ArsR/SmtB family transcription factor, translating into MAPNIALPNPVSDLSPREQAEFLAPTLAALADVNRLTIALALSEKSMTNRQLHEATGLSPALVSHHLVALRRAGVVDTVAKGRASVNSICCEQLADPVRWLARLATLTPEGQKACCRDDSDTPADHNHDGQVEQGQ
- a CDS encoding permease — its product is MLIDTLQTFALLLGELLALFLFVSAAVALINRRFGPEKMRDWMASGIVPGPVKGLLLGAVTPFCSCSTLPMLVGMLNAGVGFQTAMTYLISSPLLNPIIVGGIGIIFGWKIAIIYTVFTLAVSLITPMIWTMLGMQTAVKRVRVQGETTPEPWKGLVGELPGALRQAWADLRPLLIPMLLGLAVGAAIYGFVPEDQLTGFAGANIWWAVPLAAVIGIPMYIRLETMLPVGLALQSAGVAIGPIFALMIGGAGASPPEVSMLAAVFKPRLLITFVATILAVAIIGGYLISLTS
- the chrA gene encoding chromate efflux transporter; amino-acid sequence: MPRTPPHGPGRNVQPGDTWQVFLAFLRLGLTSFGGPVAHLAFFREAFVERRGWLSEKAYADLVALCQFLPGPASSQVGMAIGLQRAGYTGMLAAWFAFTMPSVALLVACAYVLAAVGDLSDAGWIDGLKAAAVAVVAHAVLGMARSLTPDAPRATIAAAAMIVVLLFPSPATLAVAVAVAGLVGFLWLTPQEQAPRAEDAFSVRVSKRTAVACLGAFALLLVGLLLVAMWTSNAYVSLIDIFYRAGSLVFGGGHVVLPLLQAETASLVEPEVFLAGYGAAQAVPGPLFTVAGFLGASSFGTVTGIVGALAATVAIFLPAALLVVGTLHLWEALRGNAATRRVLTGVNPGVVGILTAALYDPLFTAGILGNGVNALVLAVAAFVALHSWKVPAWAVVIAAGVLGWFIL
- a CDS encoding SulP family inorganic anion transporter gives rise to the protein MQSAPPAPTAVVASFRYAFSSLPRLRTEVLAGLVVALALIPEAISFSILAGVDPRVGLFASFTMAVTIAFTGGRPAMISAATGAVAVVIAPVAHDHGMDYFIATVLLAGVFQVVLSVLGVAKLMRFIPRSVMIGFVNALAILIFTAQLPHLLGVPWLVYPLVAAGLVIMIGFPRLTTVIPAPLVAIVLITIVVVVSGWDVPDVKDQGELPDSLPGLFIPDVPLNLDTLTIIGPYALAMALVGLMESLMTAKFVDDITDVHSDKTREGWGQGVANIVSSLFGGMGGCAMIGQTMINVRSSGARTRLSTLLAGIFLLILVVTLGDIVGLIPMAALVAVMVMVSVGTMDWHSLRTLPMMPLSETAVMVVTVVATLATHNLAVGVVLGVLTAMVMFARRVAHLVSVEKVAELDTDHDGTIDTRTYRVHGQLFFASSNDLVYSFDYTDLADHIVIDLTEADVWDASTVATFDSITTKFRARGKDVTIIGLDGASQERLDRFSGRLGGGH